Proteins co-encoded in one Periophthalmus magnuspinnatus isolate fPerMag1 chromosome 20, fPerMag1.2.pri, whole genome shotgun sequence genomic window:
- the rrs1 gene encoding ribosome biogenesis regulatory protein homolog, which produces MAASSVEELLAKAEQDEAEKQKSITVKKDLDLVFDIGNLLACDPNRVELRQQNREEFLKELARDNTQLLINEIWKVPTERVEEAIVAKLPDPATPLPREKPPPKPKPPTKWEQFAKLKGIQKKKKTNLVWDENAKEWRRRWGYKRANDDTKDWLIEVPNKADPNEDQFAKRVKAKKERVAKNELNRLKNIARAQKIKIPTTGLTPKAQQSKDELALAVSVAKTSTASVGRFQDQLPKEKASKKKGQKRKFEPVIGDFSNEKQKQLDLLQIMDSKKPKLNVTKAVNKQMREEDKEAAAAKYKRGAGKKGRKGNMPGKGRGPAGKGGKGGKGGKGKGGKAAGGGGGKRKGKPGKK; this is translated from the coding sequence ATGGCAGCAAGCAGTGTTGAGGAGCTGCTGGCTAAAGCAGAGCAAGAcgaagcagaaaaacaaaaaagtatcaCCGTAAAGAAGGACCTAGATTTGGTGTTTGACATCGGTAACCTGCTGGCATGTGATCCGAACCGCGTTGAACTGCGCCAACAGAACAGAGAGGAGTTTTTGAAAGAGCTGGCCAGGGACAACACGCAGCTACTAATAAACGAGATATGGAAAGTGCCGACTGAGAGGGTTGAGGAGGCGATAGTGGCTAAACTACCCGACCCAGCGACACCTTTGCCGAGAGAAAAGCCTCCACCGAAGCCCAAACCCCCGACTAAATGGGAGCAGTTCGCCAAGCTGAAGGGGAtacagaagaaaaagaagacaaaTCTGGTATGGGATGAAAATGCTAAGGAATGGAGGAGGCGATGGGGCTATAAAAGAGCTAATGATGACACTAAAGACTGGTTGATTGAGGTGCCCAACAAGGCTGACCCAAATGAGGACCAGTTTGCTAAACGCGTAAAAGCCAAGAAAGAGCGCGTGGCAAAGAACGAGCTGAACAGGTTGAAGAACATCGCCAGGGCCCAAAAGATCAAAATACCAACAACGGGGCTGACTCCCAAAGCGCAACAATCCAAAGACGAGTTGGCCCTAGCTGTAAGCGTGGCCAAAACATCCACAGCATCCGTGGGCAGGTTCCAGGACCAGCTGCCCAAAGAGAAGGCCTCCAAGAAGAAAGGTCAGAAGAGGAAGTTTGAGCCGGTCATTGGAGACTTTTCAAACGAGAAACAGAAACAGCTGGATCTCCTTCAAATTATGGACAGCAAGAAGCCCAAGTTGAATGTAACCAAAGCTGTCAATAAgcaaatgagagaggaggacaaagaAGCGGCTGCTGCTAAATATAAGAGAGGAGCTGGGAAGAAAGGACGTAAGGGGAACATGCCTGGAAAAGGCAGGGGCCCGGCGGGTAAAGGTGGTAAAGGCGGTAAAGGTGGTAAAGGTAAAGGGGGTaaagcagcaggaggaggtgggggcAAGCGAAAAGGCAAACCTGGAAAGAAATGA